TGCTTCGCCAGCACCAGATCGCCCATGCGGGTATTGTCAAAGGTCACCAGCGCGTTGGAAAGCACGGCGAGTTCATTCAGCGAGGTCTCGGCCTGCTCACGGCGGCGGCGGCCTTCAAAGCTGAAGGGCATCGTGGCAAAGACCACCACGAAGGCCCCTTCTTCGCGAGCGATGCGGCAAACAATCGGCGCCGCACCGGAGCCCGTGCCACCACCAAGACCCACGCAGAGGAAGACAATCTTCCGCCCCTTCAGCGCCGCACGCACTTCACCTTCCGCTTCGAGCACCGCCTGCTGGCCGAGCTCCGGATCACCGCCGGCACCGAGGCCCTTGGTGAGGTTGCGGCCGAGCTGGATGCGATCACGGGCGACCGAGCCGGACAACGTGCGGATGTCCGTATTGATCGCGAGCATTTCCGCTCCATCCATACCGTCCAGGACGACACGATCGAGCATGTTGGTCCCCGCACCGCCGAGACCGACGATCTTCACGGAGGACGATGGGATGGTATTTTGAGAGTCGCGTGGGAATTCGATCATGGCATTCGGATGGCGGGCTTGCCGCCGGGTTTAAGGAGTTATCGTGAAAAGGGCCAAAGGACGTTTCCGATTTTGCGCAGCACTCCGCGCTTGGGTTCGCGCTCGGCCTCGATGATCTGCGCGTAGCGGATCAGGCCGATTGCGGTGGTGAATTGGGGATCCTTGAAATTCGCTTGGACGCCGCTCAGCTCCGGTGGCTCGGGACGATACACGTCCCGCTTGAAGATATCGTGCGCCAACTCGCCGAAACCTCGCATCAGGCTGGTGCCGCCGGAAAGGAAGACTCCGGTGCCCACACGCTCGATGGCACCGGCGGGCAAACGCCGCAGGAGCAGCTTCAGGGTTTCCTCCAGGCGCTGGCGGATGATGTCATTCAAAAGCTGGCGCTTCACCTCGGCTTCCGCGAAGCCTTTTTCATCCGCCACCTTGATCAAGCCCACCGAACGCGCCGGATCCGCGGACGCATCGCCCTCGCGCACCTTCAGCACCTCGGCCTTCGAGAAGGCCAGGCCGGTCACCAGGTGAATGTCATTCGTGACGTGGTCGCCGCCCACCGGGATGCACCCGGAGGCTTCGATCGCGCCATCGAGATAAAGCACGTAGTCGGTCGTGCCGCCACCGATGTCGATCACCAGCGCGCCGCGCTCCTTCGATTCGCGGTCGAGCGCCACCTGTGCTGCCGCGATCGGAGAAAAGACGAGATCATCGATATCGAGCGGCATTTCCCGCACGCACTTGATCTGGTTCTCGATCCGCGAACGGATGCCATGGATCACATGGAAATCTGCGTCCACCGTCTTGCCGGAAAGCCCGATCGGTGAAGTCGCATGTTCGAAACCATCCACCCCGAAACGGCGGATGATATGGTGCAAGTAAACGTGATCCGGCGGAATTGCCACCGCGCGGGCGATCTCCTTTGCCTCCTGCACGTGCGGCGGCCCGATGACATTCTCGTCATCCGGCAAGCGGAAGCTGCCGCGGTTGTTCACGCCTTGGATGTGGGCACCCGTGACGGCCAGATACACACTCCCGATCTCCACATCGCTCGCGTCCTCCGCCTTGACCAAGGCATCCTTCACACAGGCACGCACCTGCGGGAAGTCATAGATCTCCCCCTTCTTCACGCCGACGGACTTGGATTGTCCAACGCCAAGGATTTTGACGGAGCCGTCGGACTTCACCTCTCCGACCACCATGCAAATCTTGCTGGTGCCGATTTCGAGGCCGACGTGGATCTTCGAGCGTGCCATTGGAGGGGAGTCAGCGGTTGAGGAGGTCTTGTACGTCGCGGGAACGACGCTCGGCGGGAGAGCTGTTGTGAGGCGCCTCAATCATGATCGCGCGGGGCACCGTACTCCCCCGCAGGACCACGGGTATGTTGCGTTCAGGGATCAGTTGGACCGAGGCAATTTGCTGCGAATTTTCACGCGCGTGCTTCAGGATCGATTGGAAGTCGTCCATCTGGCGCTTGTGATCGCCTAGGCCGAAATAGGCACTGATGCCCTCCCGGGTGACCAGCTCCAAGGACCAGCTCTTGTTCTGGCGGAGCGAATACACCCAATCGGCCGCACCGGGAATCTCGTCGCAGGCTACCTTGTAGAGGCGGACCAGGCGGTCGAATTCGGGATGCTTCACCGGCTGACCTGCCTCCAGAGGCTCGCCGCCCTCGCCAAGGTAGAAAACCGGCAGACGTGTGGCTTCCGTCAGAAGCGCGGGCGGACAAGGAAACGCCACGCCGGAACGATCCACCAGCAAGCCCTTCTTGTCGTCGTGTGCTTCGATTCCCTGGGTGGGGCTGGCAACCCATGCATAGGGCTCGCGCGCGGCCACTTGGACCACCAGCGTTCCGGGGAATTCCCTGCGGACATTGGCCGTGGCGATCTCCGGCAGATCGCGCAGCTTCGACTCGATCTCCACGGCATCGCAATCGAAGAGGCTGCCCTTGAGATCGATATTGGCAATCTCCACCAACCGGCGTTCGTCGATCGCCGGATTCGGAGTCATCTCAATCGACTGCAGGCGAAACTCCTCGTTTTCGACGAGCCCGTGCTGGATGCCGATACGGATACCCCACACCGCTGCCACCCCCAGGGCCACCAGCATCGCCAGGCGGGCGCAGCGGCGGCACGCCTTCAAGAAACCGAACCACAGGATGCGTGGCGACACGACGCTGGCCTGCAGTTGGATCAACTGCCGGCTGTGACGGACCTTGGTCGTGCGTTTCTTGAACATGTGGTGGGGAGTGGGGAGGGGTGAAACAGCTTACTTGGAGCGGATCGCCAGCGAGAGCTCGGCGATGCGCAGGCAGAGCGAGGTGAAGTCGATCCCGTGGGCGGCGGCGGACTTCGGCAGGAGGCTTGTCTCAGTCATGCCGGGAATCGTGTTCGCTTCCAGCACGAAAGGATTGCCATCGGCATCGAGCAGCACGTCGACACGGGAGTAAACCTCCACGCCCAGCGCGCGATGCCCGGCAAGCGCGGCTTCCTGCACGCGGCGCGTGGTCTCCGCATCCAGATCGGCCGGGCAATAGTAGTCGCTCCCGACACCGCCCGAAAGCCACGGATACTTGTTCGACATGTCGTAGAAGCCATCCCGCGGGGCAATGTGGACGATCGGCATGGCGACATCGTCGAGGATACCCACGGTGAGTTCTTTTCCTTCCACGAAGGACTCGACCAGGATGTCGTTCCCGTACTTCGCCGCGGTTTCCATCGCGGGCAGCGCCTGCGCTTCTTCCTTCACGATCGTCACGCCCACGCTGGAGCCTTCACGGGGAGGCTTCACCACGAAGGGCACGGGGATGAAGGGAAGACGTGGACCACCCGAAACATCCACGATCTCGGAGCGCGGCGTCGGCACTCCGGCAGCGAGGAACTTCTCCTTGGCCAGATTCTTGTCGAAGGCAATGCGGCTGCTCGTCAAACCGGCACCGGTGTAGGGAATCCCGCGCTCCTCGAGGATCGACTGAAGCTGGCCATCTTCACCGAAGGTCCCGTGGATCACGTTGTAGGCCAGGCCCGTGCCCTCCGGCAGCACCAGGTCGGTGGAAGTCACATCCACGCCGACGGCATTGCATCCGGCAGCCTGCAGCGCCTTGAGCACGGCCTTTCCGGAAGCCAGCGAAACCTCGCGCTCGGAGCCGGGGCCGCCCATCAGGACGGCGATGAGGAGATTGTCAGGAATCATGGGAAAATTTCAGAACGTGAATTCATCTTCGCCGAGGACCTTCACCTCGGTTTCGAGTTCGATACCGCGGGTTTCGCGGGCGCTGGTCTTGATCCTTTCGATCATTGCAAGCACTTCGCTTGCCGTCGCGCCGCCGCCATTGACGATAAAATTGCCGTGCACTTCCGAAACGCGGGCCCTGCCCTCATTGCAGCCCTTCAGGCCAAGCTCGTCGACGAGTTTGCCCGCGGGCACTTCGGTCGGATTCTTGAAAATGCAACCGGCACTTGCCGCTACCGGCTGGCTGGCCCGGCGTTTCTGGCGAGAAGCATCCCAGCGCTCCTGGATCGACTCGGCACTGTCCGGCTTGCCGGTGAAGGTCGCCTGCAGCGCGAAGTTGCGGCGGAGTTCGGGGACATCGCGGTAATTGGCCACGATCTCCTCGCGCGAACGTTCACGGATCTCGCCATCCTCATCGAGGAAAGTGACGGACACCACTTGGTCAAAAGTCTCCGTGCCCATCGCGCCGGCGTTCATGCGCAGCGCGCCGCCCACGTTGCCGGGGATACCTTCCATCCACTCGAAGCCACCGATGCCCGCTGCCTGCGCCACGCTTGCGACCTTTTTCAGGCGCACGCCGGCACCGGCAATGATCTTGCCATCCTCGGCACGGCATTCGGAAAACGCACCGCCTGCCGGATGAATCACCGCTCCCCGGATACCACCGTCGCGCACCAGCAGGTTTGAGCCTCGGCCAACGACACGCATCGCGACACCGCGCTCGCGGCAGTAATTCACCACCTCCGCGAAAGCCTCGAAGGTATGGGGCTCGATCCAATATTGCGCCGGACCGCCGACCAGCATCGTGGTGTGGCGGCGCATCGGCTCGTACAGGCAGCCATCGATGTCGTCCTTCGACGCCAGGTGCAGCATTTGCTCAAGGATCTTCAGATCCGCGGCGATACGCGTGCCGACCTCGTGAACGTTTCCGGCACCCAGCGTGATCAGCAGATCGCCCGGCTCCAGCTCATTGCCCACCGTATGATGGGCCGTCGCCAGATCGGGCAGAGAAACAACATGATCACCACCCTGGCGCCTCGCCGCTTGGACGATCGTGTCGCCGGAGATCCCCGGGATCGGCAGCTCGCTCGCAGGATAGACGTCGCTGACGAAGACCTTGTCCGCGGCGTGCAGCACCTTTCCGAAGTCTTCGGCCAGTGCCTGGGTCCGCGTGTAGCGGTGCGGCTGGAAGAGCACGACAACACGCCCCGGCTTCAGGGAGCGGGCTGTCTGCAGGGTCGCCGCCAGCTCGGTCGGGTGATGACCGTAGTCATCCACGATCCGGATGCGCGACGAGAGATACTTCGTTTCGAAACGACGCTTGGCTCCGGCGAAAGAATTGAGCGCGCGCGATACCAGGCGGAAGTCCGCGCCGAGACGGTCCGCCGTCGCGATGCAGGCCAGGGCATTCAGCACGTTGTGGCGGCCGGGGATGCCCAGCTCCACATCGCCGAGGATCTCGCCATTGCGAACTACGGTAAATGCCGTAGCTCCGCGCAGCTCGCGGATCTCCGCGGCGGTGTAGTCCGCACCGGACCAGCCATAGCTCACGGATTCCTTCGCCTGCGAGCCCACCTCCGTCGCCACGGCGCATTCCTTGCAATAGACCACCGGACCATCGGTCTGGCTTACCAGCTTCGCGAAGACAGCCTTGATCTCATCGAGATCCTTGTAGTGGTCGAGGTGCTCGGCCTCGATATTGAGGATGATCGAGCAGCCCGGACGGTAGAGCGCCAGGGTACCGTCGCTCTCATCCCCCTCAGCCACCATCCACTCGCCTTCTTCGGACCAGCGGGCGTTGGCACCCAGCACCGGGATTTCCGCTCCGACGTAGTGGCTCGGCTGGATCCCTGCCTCACGCAGCGAATGCGCGACCATCGAGGACGTCGTCGTTTTTCCGTGCGTGCCGGAAACCACGATTCCACGGCGCGTGTGCAGGATCGCCGCGAGACACTCCGCGCGGCGCAGCAAGGGAATGCCAGCTGCCTTCGCCGCCGCGTAGGCCGGATTCTCCGGACGGATTGCGGAGGAATAAACCACGAGATCCGCCCCGCTGACCGCCTCGGCCGTGTGGGGTGAGGAGAAATTCAGGCCGATGCGCTGCATGCGCTCGGTTTCGTCCGAAGTCACACGGTCGGAACCGCTGACACGGTGCCCCATCCCAAGCAGCAGCAGGGCCAGACCGCTCATGCCCGAGCCTGCCACCCCGATCAGGTGGATGCGCAGCGGGTGGTCGCGGTCGGTCAGCTTGGGGCTCAGGTCGTTCATTTCCGGGAAAGGGTCGCTTGGATGGCGTCGCACACTCGCGCCGCGGCATCGGGCACGGCGAGCGAACGGGCCGCTTGTGCCATGCGGTCGCGGGTTTGCAAGTCGCTCATCAGCGTTGTGACCCGCTCCGCCAGTTTCCCGGCATCAAGCGCGGATTCCTGCTCTAAAAATGCAGCGCCTGCGGTCGAAAAAACTTCCGCGTTTTTCGTCTGATGATCGTCCGCAGCGTAAGGAAAAGGCACCAGGATCGAAGGCAGGCCGAGAAAGGAAAGCTCGGTCATGCTGGAAGCCCCGGAGCGGGAAAGCACCGCATCCGCCACGGCATAGGCGGAAGGCATGTCGTCGCAGAATCCGATGACGTGGTAGCCCTCGCGGCCACCCGCTTCCTCTTCGACCCGCTGCTGGTCCAGCGGCCCCGCGATGTGCAGCACTTGGGTTCCCGCAGGAAAGCTGGTGAAAGCTTGCGCCACCAAGGAATTCAGCCGCCGCGCGCCTTGGCTTCCACCGGTGACCATCAGGGTCGGGCGATTGGGATCGAGCCCGAATTTTGCGGCAGCCTCAGCCCGGCTCGGCAAATGCCGCATCTCCGCACGGACCGGTGTGCCGGTCTGCACGACTTCCCGGGACCCAAAATATTTCCGGGCGGCATCCCAACCGATGAAAACCTTCTGGCAAAACTTCGCCGTCAGGCGGTTTGCCTTGCCGGGCAGCGCATTGGAATCGTGAACAAAGGCCGGGAGCCCCGCATTTTTCGCCGCCCACGCCGGAGGCAACGAAGTGAAGCCCCCCATGCCAAGCACGGCGTCCGCCTTGAACTCCTTCAGGAGACCGCCACAGCGTCCCATCGTTCGCCACAGCTTCCACAGGAAGGGCAGCATCTTCGGCGAAAAGGTCGCCGGCTTGCCGATCGCGGGGATCGTTTCAAATTGATACTGAGTGTATTTCCGCCGGGCCTCTTGGTCGATTTTCTTCTCGGAAACCAAGAGCAAAACCCTGCCTCCACGAGCCGTCCATTCCTCCGCCACAGCCAAACCCGGGAAGAGATGCCCTCCCGTTCCACCACACGCAATTACCAGCGACGCTTGTTCCATAATCCGGTGCCCCGGGACCACCGGCCATCGTGCCGCGCGGCCACGACAAAGAATGCAACATTTCTTGATTATCAGGCAATCTCGAAAACGGCTTCAATTCGCGATTTCAGGGTCAAAATCATTGAACAAAACCCGGGCCGGAGACACCCCGGAAAGAGAGCTCAGCGCCACCCTCACGCGACCGCTCAAAAGCGCCTCGTTGCGCCGATTTTGGGAATAACATGGGCAAAACCCACGGATTATTAAGGTTTTCAAAGAACGAATCGGCTACCAAAACCATCAATGCAACATTACCAATTTCGCATTTTGACTGGTTTCCAATGCGTTAAAGACCCAAAGAAGCGCTCAGACCGAAGGTCCGAAAAAGGAAATCATAACTCATCCTACGTGATTGCGTCATCCGAATCGTCTTGTCCCCTGAGAGCTATGGGTGTTGGATGACGCCGTTCTCCGGAACGATCCGCTGCCCAAGGATTCCCCCCGATCGGAAGGCTGCGGATTCAGACGAACCGACCGACGGATGATCCCCCGTAATCCTAGGCCGGTTCGCCAGCAACGCCGGCCCTGATCCCCAGCCCCCCGAGGAAACAGAGCCGGAAGCTTTTCCAGTTAGTGTGTGTGTTAGTGTGTGTTGTCAGCCGCCCGGCGGGTCACTTCCCCCGATCCGCCGGGCGGACTGTCAGAAAGGGAGACCTTGATTTCCCCTGGCAATAGGGCCGCTGCCCGATGCCGTATTCACCGGATTAAATTACTCGGAGAACGGCTGTTCCGCCTTCAAGGCCGGAACACGAAAGCCAAGTCCGTGGTCGCTACCAACTCCTCCACCCGCATCCGTCGCGGCGTATCCTTCCCCGTCCAGCTCTCAAGGAAGAGAAACTCTTTCCGTCCCGCATTGTAGCCAACGACCACCGAAGCATGCAGCGGAGCATCGTCCCCGGGCCACGAAGCCCGCTCGGCGCTTGACGCAGGATCAGGCAAGGTCGCCGTCGGGTGCTTGGAAAACTCCCGCATGAACTTCGTGTGCAGGGCATTTCGCTCCGGAGAGTAGCGCCGCCAGACGATCACCGGAAAACCGGCGCCCAGAGCCTTGGTCGCGGCAGCCGGATCAAACTTCGTGGAGCGATCCAGACCGTAGCCCGCCTCGGCCGCCACTGCATGGTAGAGCTTCACCAGATTTGCCCCATCGGCCCGGCCGGTGTTCTTGAAGCCGCTCGCCACCGCCAGCCAATCCTCATCCAGATGCAGGCCGAAATGCCGTGCCGCCATCGCCAGGGTATTCAATCCGCAATAGGGCCGATAGCCCTGCGGAATTGGCCGCAGGCCGGGAAGCGAAACCGTCCCGTCATCTTCGCGGGAAACTCCTTTAGCCAGCTTTCCAAGTTTTTCCCGGGGCGGCATCGCCGAGATGGAAGGATCCATCCATTCTTCCACCGGCAGCTTCTCCGGCGTGATGAAGACTCTCAACAATCGATTTTCTCCGGCAAGCAGCCGGATCCTGCGACCGTCCTTTTTCCATTCCTCAACCGGCATCCGGAGCCCCCGGGTTCGACCGATCCGTCCCTCCTCTGGCTTCGCATCACCACAGGCAGCCGCGATCGAACTTTTCAGGCTTACCTGTGAATCGGTGTAGAGCTTGGTGAATTCCGCCTGCTTCTCGGCAAGGCGGATAGCGATTTCCTTCCGCATTTCCCGGCGGCTCAAGCCATCCGGCATCTCTTCATCGAAATAGCCGAAATAGGAGCCCGCATCGACAAAGGTCGCCTCCAAGGACTCCAGCTTGCCTTCGCGCTGCACGGAGCGCAGCAGGATCAACTCTTGGCCGAAGAGCTTCGGCCGGGCCCGGAGATAAGAAATCTTCGCGTTGGAAACCTCGCCCTCTTCCATCCACTCACCAGGCAGCTTCTCGCTGCCATCCCAAATCCCGGACGAGAGCAACGACTGTGTGAGATCTTGCCCGTTGAGTGGGCTGTCCTGATTGAGCAAGGGCCCCGTGATGGAATTCGGGATCGCCCAAGCAGCCCCACACACGAGGGATCCTGCCGCCAGAAGCATCGCGAGGGACATCGCTTTCATCCCGGAATGGATAGACCCGCCGCGAAAAAATCCAAGCGAGGAGACACCTCCTCGGCAGTAGAAAAGACTCAGGTCGCCTGCAATGCTCCTCTTGGTGCCTCAACCGGGAGGCACCCCTGCCTCCTCACCCAGCCTGTTATTTTCCGTATTTTTATCAGGCGGAACAGGCTGGCTCCGGCCACCTTGAAAAACGGCCAGACGAACCGCGAACGATGCAGGGCAAAGCCCGCCCTTGCCCGCGGGCCGGGGACCGTCTAAAGCCGCCGCATGCACGGATTTGCCTACCGCCATGGCTCGCTGCACTGCGAGGACGTCAATCTCCAGACCCTCGCCGAGGAGCACGGCACGCCCCTCTACGTCTACTCCGCGAACACCATCCGCGATCATTACCGCCGCCTCGACCAGGCGCTCGGCTCGATCGACCACGAGGTGGCTTACGCGGTGAAGGCTAACTCGAACCTCTCCGTGCTGCGTCTGCTCGCCGAGGAAGATGCCGGCTTCGACATCGTCTCGGGCGGCGAACTCTTCCGCGTGATCAAGGCTGGTGGCAATCCCGCCAAGTGCACCTTCGCCGGCGTCGGCAAGACCCGGGCTGAAATCGAGTATGCCCTGAAGCAGGGCATCTACTCCTTCAACGTGGAGAGCGAGGAAGAACTCCGCTACCTCAACGAAGTGGCCGGCGACCTCGGCGTGATCGCCCCTGCCGCAGTCCGCGTGAACCCGAACGTGGACGCGAAGACCCACAAGTACATCTCCACCGGCAAGTCCGAGAACAAGTTCGGCGTCGATTTCGATCTCATCACGGATGTCTACGCCCGCGCCGCCAAGGAGCTCGCAAACGTCAAGCTCCGCGGCCTCCAGATGCACATCGGCTCCCAGCTCACCTCCATCAAGCCCTTCATCGAAGCAGTGGAAAAGGTGGCCCCGCTGGCGATCCATCTGAAGAACATCCACGGCATCGAATTCTGGTCGATCGGCGGTGGCATCGGAATCGTCTATCACGATTCCCTGAAGTCCGGTGACCCGCAGTGGTGGGCCTCCAAGTCCGAGGATGAGCGCCCGCTGACCATCGCCGAGTATGGCGAAGCCCTCGTCCCTCGCCTGCAAAACCTCGGCCTGAAAATCCTGCTCGAGCCCGGCCGCTACATCGTCGGCAATGCCGGCGTGCTCCTGACCCGCTGCCTTTACGAAAAGCACGGCACCGCGAAGACCTTCAAGGTGGTCGATGCCGGCATGAACGACCTCATCCGCCCGGCCCTCTACGAAGGCCACCATGAAATCGAGCCCGTAAAGCAACCCGGCGAAGCCCGCCGGAAGGTGGATGTCGTCGGCCCGATCTGCGAAAGCGGCGACTTCTTCTGCCAGGACCGCGAACTCGCCGACTTCCAGCCCGGCGAAGTCGTGGCTCTCATGAGCGCCGGCGCCTACGGCTTCGTGATGGCTTCGAACTACAACTCTCGCCCCTTGCCTGCCGAGATCCTTGTCGACGGCAGTGCCGCGCGCGTCATCCGCCAGCGCCAGACCCTCGACGATATCATCGCCGGGGAAGTCTGAGCTCCTGCAGATCATTACAGCCGGGGCACTCCGCCCCGGCTCCTTGACCGGAATTGGCGAAAGAATCGGTCAAGACAGCCCTCGCCGGAAAGATCACCTTTCCGGCGAACCCATTTCCGGATCCCTCACGTCCGTGCGCCACTATTTCCAACTGCACCTGCTGGTCTTCCTGCTGGCGACCACGGCAGTCCTCGGCGAGCTGATCTCCCTGCCCGCCGCAGGCCTCGTGATCTGGCGGACCGCCTTCGCATTCATCGGCGCGATGGCCTGGGTGGGGCTTGCGCAACGGAAGTCGCCTTGGCCCGGCAAGAAGACCGCCGCCGCCCTCTTCGGAATCGGCATCTTAGTAGGCCTCCACTGGATCTGCTTTTTCGGTGCGATCAAACTGGCGAACATCTCCATCTGCCTCGCCGGCCTCGCAACGATTTCCCTTTTCACCGCCTTTACCGAGCCCTTGCTCGAGAAGCGCCGAGTGCGCCCCTTCGAGGTCTTTTTGGGACTATTTGTCGTCGCGGGCATCTGCCTCGTCGCAGGCTTCGAGCGCGGGCGATTGCTAGGCCTAGGGGTGGCACTCTTGAGCGCCTTCTTTGCCTCCATCTTCCCAGTCCTTAACCGGCGCTTCGTCACCACCGGCAACGATCCAACCCTCATGGTCGGCTGGGAAATGGCGGGAGCCTGCACCGTGTCGCTCCTGCTCTTCCCTTGGGTCGGCGGCGGCGTATCCCTCTTGGATTGGAAAGGCCTCGATTGGCTCTGGCTTCTGCTCCTCGCATGGGTCTGCACCATCTTCGCGCACGGTTTCCACATCCGCCTGCTCAAGCACCTCAGCGCCTACACGATGAGCATGGCTTTCAATCTCGAGCCCGTCTACGGGATCCTCGGCGCCGCCTTCCTCTTCGGAGAGCACAAGCAGCTGCATCCCCTTTTCTATGCCGGGATGCTCACCATCCTCGCCGCAAACGTGCTCCACCCCCTGATCTCCCGCAAACTGGGCAAAGCCGTTCCCCCTCCCGATCCGGAAGTGGCCCCTTGATCTCTCACGAGCTTACCTTTCAAAGGCCAGGCCGCAGGCCTTTAGCCGAACGGATTCAAAGGGCTTACCTCTGGCAGTAGATACAGCTCGTCAGGATACGCGATGCTTCCGCCAAGATGCGGCCCGGATTCAGATCAAATCTCTCGCTGAAAAGCGGATTCTTGAATCTCCCGGATAACTCGACAGCCAGGATTCGCGAGCGCCAGACCCATAAAAAAGGGCCGCGGGAAACCGCGGCCCTTTCCGGAAAAACCGGAGATTAAATCAATATTCGTAGTTCAGGTAGAAGTTGAACTGGCCACCGTTGTCCGCGACCGGATCCGGGCTCTCGATCGGGAAGGCGTAGTCGAGGGCGATCGGCACCGGGCTGATCGGCAGCTTCAGACGGACACCCACACCAATGTCATGGTAGAGGTCGCTGGCACTGAGATCCCAAGAATCGGCGTTCACGAAGCCGAGGTCGTAGAAGACCGCCGCGCGGACGTTGTCGATGATCGGCACGGTGTATTCCGCGGAGAGGAAGCCGAGCGACTGGCCACCCACCACTTCACCCGTCACCGGGTCACGCGGGCCCACGTCGCGGAACTCGAAGCCGCGCAGGGTCCGGCCACCACCGAGGAAGAGGCGGTCGAAGACCGGCACGTTGCCATCGGTCGCATCCACGAAGGCAAGTTCGCCATTCACGGAGAGAACCGAGTCCCAACGCAGGTTCCAGTATTTCTGGCCGGTAAGGGTCAAACCAAAGATATCCACGTCACCGCCGAGGCCGGTGCCCGCGAGAGTCGCACCAATGTCGATCTTCTCACCCTTGCGGGTTTCGATCGTCGCATCGCGGCTATCGTAAACGAAGTTTGCGGCCAACGCGCTGCGGAGGAAGTCGCCGTCATCCTGCAGGAGGAGGGAAGGAGGACCACCGTTCGCCACCGACTTCTTGGAAAGGCTCGCCACGGCGGGGTCAAGGTCGACGCTCACATTCTCCAAGCGGTAGCCGAGACGGATCGAGGATTTCTCACCGAGGGGCTTGCGGATGAAGACTTCAGCACCGGCGTTGGTTTGCTCGTAGAAGTCCGAGTAGTATTGGGAATCCTTGTAGAAGAGTTCGCCACCCAGCGCGAGCTGGCGGTCCATGAACCACGGCTCGACCAGCGAGACGCTGAAGTCGGAACGCTCGCTACCAAGGCGGAGGTTCGCCGCGAAGCGCTGGCCACCGCCGGTGAACGACCAGGGATTCATGATGTCGAAGTTCGACTGCTCGAGGTTCACGAAGCCCACGATGCTATCGATCGAGCTGAAGCCGATACCGGCGGAGACGGAACCCGTGCGGCGCTCTTCGACGAGCACGTTGATGTCGCGGTAGCCACCGCGGCCAGGCTGGGCATCCACATCCACGCTGCTGAAGTAACCGAGGCCTTCAAGACGGGACTTGGCGGTCTCAAGCTCCACGGAGTTGAACGGATCACCCGGCTTGAGCGGCATTTCGCGGCGGATCACCTTGTCCTTGGTCTTGGTGTTGCCCTCGATGTTCACGCGGCCAACGCTGTAGCGGGAGCCTTCGGTGATCTTGTAAAAGATGGTCACCTTGTTCGGGCCGGCATCCTTGATGTCCGGGGTGACCAAGGCGTCAGCATATCCGCGGGAACCGTAGTAGCTGCGGATCATCTTGATGTCGTCCCGCATCTTCTTGGA
This portion of the Luteolibacter luteus genome encodes:
- the lysA gene encoding diaminopimelate decarboxylase, yielding MHGFAYRHGSLHCEDVNLQTLAEEHGTPLYVYSANTIRDHYRRLDQALGSIDHEVAYAVKANSNLSVLRLLAEEDAGFDIVSGGELFRVIKAGGNPAKCTFAGVGKTRAEIEYALKQGIYSFNVESEEELRYLNEVAGDLGVIAPAAVRVNPNVDAKTHKYISTGKSENKFGVDFDLITDVYARAAKELANVKLRGLQMHIGSQLTSIKPFIEAVEKVAPLAIHLKNIHGIEFWSIGGGIGIVYHDSLKSGDPQWWASKSEDERPLTIAEYGEALVPRLQNLGLKILLEPGRYIVGNAGVLLTRCLYEKHGTAKTFKVVDAGMNDLIRPALYEGHHEIEPVKQPGEARRKVDVVGPICESGDFFCQDRELADFQPGEVVALMSAGAYGFVMASNYNSRPLPAEILVDGSAARVIRQRQTLDDIIAGEV
- the bamA gene encoding outer membrane protein assembly factor BamA, whose protein sequence is MDILPLLNNRGWASLAQRLALAALLFLGFAATPVKAQGDVEGKNVSAVVIRFAGSASVDEARLRSFISMREGEAYSTEKSNNDIGSLYQSGLINDVRVLAEPDGNSIRVIYEVTTRGTIVAVGFAGNTIFSDQKLAKETKLKVGGALSDEAILSARRNLETYYRGYGYPDVTITHRTQPSETGQGEDLIFIIEEGGKNEIRKIRFEGNNTYDSRTLRKQMKVKEKGWFSWISKSGRFEVEQLDQDVEAVLDYYRTRGYLRASSPGARRDPVGDGRVDLVIPINEGEKYTVEGVGFGRMTVFKPEELYPALTLNSGDGYSSKKMRDDIKMIRSYYGSRGYADALVTPDIKDAGPNKVTIFYKITEGSRYSVGRVNIEGNTKTKDKVIRREMPLKPGDPFNSVELETAKSRLEGLGYFSSVDVDAQPGRGGYRDINVLVEERRTGSVSAGIGFSSIDSIVGFVNLEQSNFDIMNPWSFTGGGQRFAANLRLGSERSDFSVSLVEPWFMDRQLALGGELFYKDSQYYSDFYEQTNAGAEVFIRKPLGEKSSIRLGYRLENVSVDLDPAVASLSKKSVANGGPPSLLLQDDGDFLRSALAANFVYDSRDATIETRKGEKIDIGATLAGTGLGGDVDIFGLTLTGQKYWNLRWDSVLSVNGELAFVDATDGNVPVFDRLFLGGGRTLRGFEFRDVGPRDPVTGEVVGGQSLGFLSAEYTVPIIDNVRAAVFYDLGFVNADSWDLSASDLYHDIGVGVRLKLPISPVPIALDYAFPIESPDPVADNGGQFNFYLNYEY
- a CDS encoding DMT family transporter, translated to MRHYFQLHLLVFLLATTAVLGELISLPAAGLVIWRTAFAFIGAMAWVGLAQRKSPWPGKKTAAALFGIGILVGLHWICFFGAIKLANISICLAGLATISLFTAFTEPLLEKRRVRPFEVFLGLFVVAGICLVAGFERGRLLGLGVALLSAFFASIFPVLNRRFVTTGNDPTLMVGWEMAGACTVSLLLFPWVGGGVSLLDWKGLDWLWLLLLAWVCTIFAHGFHIRLLKHLSAYTMSMAFNLEPVYGILGAAFLFGEHKQLHPLFYAGMLTILAANVLHPLISRKLGKAVPPPDPEVAP